Proteins from a genomic interval of Trifolium pratense cultivar HEN17-A07 linkage group LG6, ARS_RC_1.1, whole genome shotgun sequence:
- the LOC123891752 gene encoding transcription factor MYB61-like: MDENVWNSCLKKKLRQKGIDPVTHKPLSDIENNNGEENSNAKSQEKAAELLLSSNELNLLKSESSKSDAASNYEQRTSPKEYAFEIEGSCNKDFFIDRFISTTPHHHHNHNTNSQDLMGNFPIQMSYSNTENDCLPNDSNNHNHNWFSQTGKTFDMNSNEFHFNSNTTTMFLPNSFDIHSDNVSTEMRTYQTKPEFVNLQSP; the protein is encoded by the coding sequence aTGGATGAAAATGTATGGAATTCTTGTTTGAAGAAGAAACTGAGGCAAAAAGGTATAGATCCTGTAACTCATAAACCATTATCTGATATTGAGAATAATAATGGAGAAGAAAATTCAAATGCAAAGAGTCAAGAAAAAGCAGCAgagttattattatcatcaaatGAATTGAATCTTTTGAAATCAGAAAGTTCAAAATCAGATGCAGCTTCTAATTATGAGCAAAGAACATCACCAAAAGAATATGCATTTGAAATTGAAGGTTCTTGCAACAAAGATTTTTTCATTGACAGGTTCATTAGTACTactcctcatcatcatcacaatcACAATACAAATTCTCAAGATCTGATGGGAAATTTTCCAATTCAGATGAGTTATTCAAACACTGAAAATGATTGTTTACCAAATGATTCAaacaatcataatcataattggTTTAGCCAAACTGGAAAAACATTTGATATGAATTCTAATGAATTTCATTTCAATTCCAACACAACAACTATGTTTCTTCCAAATTCTTTTGATATTCATTCTGACAATGTTTCTACTGAGATGAGAACTTACCAAACCAAACCCGAATTTGTGAACCTTCAGAGCCCATGA